The Oryzias latipes chromosome 16, ASM223467v1 genomic sequence TAACACAACACGTAATGAGAAGGCAGGGGAGCAGAATGAATTGTTGACACAGAAATAGCAGCACTATTATGAGATAGAGCCCAACATGGGAGGAAACAAATAATAAGCCAAACAGGAGGATTGGAAAACAAATGAAGGTGGagaggggtaaaaaaaaaaaggaaaaaagcataaaaaaataaaataaataaaaacagaacacaatGCAAATGATTTGGCTCTCGGGTGCTGCAGTTCCTGCCAAGAAAGTCCATTTCAATTTGAATAGATCTGAATTAAGAGGATTTCCCATAAAGGCCAGGTCTGGCCAAAGCGGCATTTTGTATGCAAATCTACTGGCTCCTAAGCAGTGGGCCGTTTCTGCCTCTGTCCTGCTGTTATTGCCGGGGGCCAAAGTGCTCCCGGCGGCTGTCTGTCAAACTGGGCCGACCCAGTGCTCCACATCCCATCACACGAGCAAACATGCATAGGGAGAGACAAGCAAAATCTTGTCAAACTAAACTGTAAATCGTCGATTTCTGATAATCCTGTCTTTGAGTGTCTTTATCATTGACTGCATAAGAGCTggagcgagtgagtgtgacgccacccatagaaaatggcttgtTCTGGCTCTACAATAAAGAAAGTCAATTGAGTCtccattatttttaaatatagatGCTGTCCTTGTCAGTAGTGATTGGttcaagttggtctgagtcattgtttctatggcaaccactctcgccaatcaggtgGGAGCTTGCTGGATGTCCACACCCCTATCAATTaaagcgggctacacaaaatctgtcaaaccttTCAAAAGTTCAATGTGAGAccacacatttttattgaggTATCTGATTGACCAATTTATACCGggaataacttgcactaaagaaaaaaataagaaaaaatgatgACTCACTAATCGCGCGTTGAATGaagagtctatgtaaacgccTGTAAATGCACTTTTCgagcttccgcgttcaaaactctcgtgttcacGTGTTGGGATGccagtttttaagtctgttttcaggATCTAGGTACAAAGTGTGCGGCAAATTGAGCatgtttgaccaatcaggtactTGGATTTAGAAGTGACGTACGGGTATCGTCCTTTCCAAAACACGGAAATACTAactgtttgaaaagtgatcatgaaggGGAAATTAATATCTGCAGTTTGTGCCTGGGAGgagttatatgacaccaagtctttcatattttggaatggagctgtgaaaaaaaagcctggagcaagatttgcaccactgtGACAATTCACACCAAGGTTCTTCCAACAGGGGTTACATGCACTAGAATTGGGTAGCAACAATTTAGTGTGCTTAAACTGCATTCAAGAATGCCCGTTTTTGAACGTGCCTCAACGTACGTAGCTcaagggattttggcttcttggtacttcctgtttggaatgcaaggGGGGCAGGGTCACTCATGGTTCTCATTGTTGATGTCTGAGTGCAGGAGCATACAGCTGCAAACCCATCTGAACATCGAGAGCTTCCTCTCCAAAGTGACAGCTCTGCAGTCAACAAGCAAAACCCAAGTCCGGAAGCTCCATGTGATCCTGGACAAACAGTATTAACACCATGAACAGGATTTGGACTCGTAAGGCCATTTAAACGGCAGATTAGCATGAAATCTTCAATAAACATGGTAACTGTGCCAAGTtaccaaaaaaaggaaacaagtaACTTGAGTAAAGCATATATTTCCTAACAGAACTGCATGATTAGATGGCTTTATGGCATGTTGGCACTTGCAGTGAAGATAGTGTCACATTCTCGCCACTAGGGCACAGTGTATCACCTGCCTAATCATCTTCCTCTTGTTTTACATGCCAGTTTTACACTGAGatattttaatttccttttgttCTTTGCTCTTTGAAGAGCTTAGTTGAATAATTCAGTGCCAgttaaccaaacacacacactagaTCATTACAAATCTATCCATATAATTGTTTTTTGGTTGACTGGTTCTAGCCCAGACTTCATTAAACTATTAATCCTCTATAAGAGGCAGAGCTGCGGTCCCCTGTGAGAGGTGAGCCTAAGCCAGTCGGTCACTTAAACACAGAGCGCTCCTTTAGCGAAGGAGATGGAGAGACCATAGGCGGGGAGAAGAGAGAGGCCGGAAAAGAAAGAGGAATACATAAGGATGGAAGAGGGGAGGTGAGACAATTAAGCAAAGCGAAAAGGCCAAAAGAGAATTGGAAATGGAAGGAAAGACATCTAAAGAGGTCACGTCGATGGAGAGTGAGTGGGAgagagaaaatgacaggtttccAAACGCATAATGAGGACACTGCAGCTGTGTTCACAGCTGAGGTGCTCTCACCTCCTTTTGCCAGAAGTAGCTGGGCTCCTCTGACGAGCTGGCGGAGCACTTCACCACTACATCGGCTCCAACTCGCACCTTCACGTCCTGCGGGACCTCCATGTACCTTGAGTAGCCCTCCATAGTCAGAGAAGGCCCTCGCAGGTCTAAAGCACAGCACGGATGGCAAAAAGAAAGTTTAGACATGAACTGATCATTATTAGGGTTGGCTTTTTTTAAGGCTTTAGTGATGTGACTAAACATACGTTTGCACAGGTAACATCTCACAGGTAACATCTGATCAACACGCAGATCCTTTAAGTCTACTTGAGCATGCAGGCTTAAATATGATGCAATTGGTGCAGACTGTACAGAGGAATCAATAGTAATGATGATGGGCTTCATCTTATCGAAGTCTTTAGAGAAGCAATGTAGTGAATAATAGCTCATTTTCTCTTCCATCTCTGTAGATGGCCCACGTCCATCCAGCTCCTGGCTTCTCTACCCTTCTGCCTCCCTCTGTCCTATAGTTCATTCTAATCCCTTCTGCTTATTGATTCCTCCCATGAGGCTGAGGAGCTTATCAAAAAGCATTAGGGTCGATATGATGGCCACTGAGAAGGATGAAGACAGAAAATCTGACTGACCGTGCTGCAGATGACAATGCATGCAGGAAGAGTTTTGCTTAAAAGCAGGGCAATTCCAGGGGAGTAAAAACTGAACCAGCCCTCCTGAGCATGgaattaaatgtgatttttttttattgttgattttTGTATACCATTCCATTACTATGACTAGTGCTGTAAAttattaatgtgtgtttttcttttgccgaGGAAAAAGCTGTGTGCAAACAGTGAAATAttatatttacaaaatgtgCTGGCtccaaatattaaaatattcattttgggTGTAAATTCAGAAACTTTTTTATCTCTTTGTCAGAATAATTGTACCAGAATAATTTGTCAGAATGCTTTCAGGTTGAGAGACGCTCCTTTATCAAATATAAAACCCGGATGAGCTGCGTTTTATTTGCATCCTTTATatcctcctccatgttttttttttaaagtctgataACATTTATTATAGGACTTTGGCTTCCCTCCATATTAACTCACAGTGCACTTTGAAGGTTATCGAATCGGAGACGTATTCTGGCTCAGTCGCATTCCCAGCGTCTGACACACAGCGGACGGGAACTCCTGAGAAACGTGTTGGGTAGAAGAGGCGCAGGTATGCCTTCTCGCCGTCCTCTTCGACCTCCACCGCTCTGTCATAGAAGCAATATGACCTGACACTTCTCCACCACACTTGATTCCATCCTTGCATGTACTGGCAGAAGAAGGGAatagacataaataaataagagaggaattttgttttatatagCAGGTCAGCTTTTATGTAAATTGGATTGTAATTCAAATctaatttaaatgtgaaaatacaTCAATAACTCCCCAGACTTACCTCAGAGAAGAACTCAAAGTGAACGCGGCTGATGTTGAGGTCACCGTCTGTGTTAAGGCATTCCAGCGTGACCATATCTCCCTCCAGAACCGGCTCGGTTGGCCCTTTGATCATCAAAGCAGCTGCATGCGGACAGATATTACAGATACAGCTTATTGATCACAACATGAATGGGACAGGAGGGATGAAGGCATGTCGACATAAACAGAAGATCAAGCTGCTCTTTGGCCAGCAGCTTCAACGGGTTCTCGACCTTGTTTTGACATTTGGTTTCAGACTTCcagcaaaaaaaatgacattgaaaataaagaattttatACTCGTCAATGTCCCATGACAAGCAACTGATGTCTCTCCTCTTAACAAACAAAGGCACTTTTTCTTTCGCTTTAAGCAGCAATCATTCTAGAACCCAGCTAAGAGCTGTGCTCATATTCTTATGCAAGATCTTCAGTTGGCCTTTACATGTAAAAAGGCGTTTTTTTTCGGTTTCTCGTTGTTTCAAaagacatttcctgtttttgtcagTGGTTTATAACCACTACAGTACAGCAGCAAGTCAGAAACTGCAAAACATAAGCAAACTAAGAAAATTATAAGAAATTAACTCACACTAAAGAATACTGTAAATACAAAACATACATGTGGCAGAATTATGATCAatgcttttacaaaaataattgtttaggataaataaatctaagaaaaagttattttaagacTATCACATATgtacaaaaaacatatttaccaTGACTGCTGTGGATcagggcaacaactgcagcaagaAGAAAAGATCTCATTGTTGCAGAAAGAAAGACTAACTTAAATACTTGAGAAAACGTCGAGAAGTCTTCAAGCAGCGACTAAAGTGAAATGAAAGCGTCCTGCGTTTTTATCTGACGCGCTGTAGGTGTGGCTTTCGTTTGGTGTCCAAAAGCCCCCAAACTTTTCTGtcaatttcactttaaaaatgaaaagaaagaagtaagatttgtttttgtttttttttattttttataagcgTTATCgttgtttttagatttaatgACAGAGTTTTGCTGATGGATGTTGACATGGGAAATGACTGTGTGAACCAGAAACGCAGCTGTCCACTCTCTGCTCCAATAATCACGACTGCTCTCTGCGCGTCACGCGTCGCTCAGGGAACCAAACCACTTCTGTTTTAACCTGAGCTTTgcgggtgtgtttttttttctttccttcctcaTAAGagccatcatgaaaaaaatgtgttaacgATGTTTCTCACACTTTTTGGTGCGATGTGGAAAACCTATCAAGCCAACATTTCacgctttattttatttcactgctcacgggggataaaaaaaattgtttttagtgtaatcttagttgttttttttttaattaagaccTTCAGttatattaaaatgaaaaagggaaaaaaagaaaagggaaaactcGTTTACATCTAACAAAGACAATGCCTACGATGGCGTATGCTACATCATCTTGCAttataaaaaagtttgtttaaaaatatatttccaaTAAAACAACAGCATGGCGTGAAAATAAACACTGAGATGTGAAAGTATACAGAGTATTGAGACGTAAAGAAAATCATAAATATTGGCAACCAGACCAATCTAGATTAATCGATTTGTTTTCCTGTGAttcaaccagatcgatctgtctaaaGCAAATTGGTAAACGAATTGACATCTACCTTTATCAAATTGTTTCTAATAGTCATAGAcaacagacaacacacatgtaatggcagcaaaaaatgatcgagccgtcattacagtccaatgctttgaaacatttttcattttttgcaaagAATTTTGTGACCATAGTAGaatggtagaatgttctaatattgttcagattattttattttgatgtggaaaaacagacgtgggctgaactttatgaaactaaatttTGACTGTAGATTTACTATTAATTGTTGTTtacgtgtttgtttgtttgtttgtttgtttgtttgtttgtttgtttgtttgtttgtttgtttgtttgtttgtttgtgcacatatttaatttacatttgattatcttgcaagaaatacaacaAGGAATCTGTTCAGTACCGAGTCAcactggctgtttttttttgctcaattttaggtcagtgaattggatgaAATTGGATGTTTCAAAATGAACCGATATCAACTTTGAATCCTAttagcaaccacaaattatgatacaGATCAAAtcgttttttaaaatgaatcgtaACACCCttaatatttattatgtttcctatcaaaaacttaaaaaataacccACAATCTTTTATAAAGCAACTGAATGACAGGCCATCTAAAAAACAAGCGTTCTCgtttattgtatttatatattttattttccgtGCTTCTCCACAGAGGCCGATTTTGTTCACGTGTTATTGAAGTGCCACACACAGTCCGACAGGGGGCAGCGTAGCGTGGACACGGTTCTACCGGAAACAGAATCGGGCAAAAGCGGAAGTTCCGAATATTGCTCCCTGAATTCTGGAACGGTTGTTGCCTGTTCGTAGACAAATTTAGTGTCAAAGACGTACCTTTCCCTCGAAGTAATGACGAAAATGGACAGATAGTGTTAATTTAAAAAGGTGAGTCAATAAAAAGCTGCCACGACTTAGAATTTTGTTTGAGGAACGCCGAACTGAGAAATTAGCTGCTGAATTTAGCAAGGCTAACTTCAAAGCTTTGTAGCTGCTATTGTTTTTAGCACTAACAAATCTGTTAACGTTGGATTCTTATCTGTGTACTAAAGAATTTATGTAATAATGGCATTTGCTTactttgttgtattttattaaattagCCTAAAGCCCTTAAGACATCGTGTAGCGTTAAGCTAAGCGCTTTCTGCTGCGCGCGTTTTCCGGTCTCTGTTTTGGAGTAAATAATTAGGGGAAGCAGACATCAGATTTACTAGTTTAATTAAAACATACTTGCATTTTGTATTGGATGCAAACGCTAGTTTTTAGGCTTATTAAATGCTGCTTTAAGCTACATGCAGTTAACCGAAGTAAACTAAATTGGGAGGGAAATGTTTTTGGGAATGGATCatctttttttcctaatttcaCTGAAATTTGTACTGTTTTTCTACAAATTTAAGGTTGTGGTTCCTTGAAAAAGCGGTGCTTTCGACTGCCACGCAGGATTTGGGAGAGCCTTACCCGGGCCACCAGCGTCTTGTAACTTAAAGAACTGCTTTGCGCTTCCTCCTTGACCTTGATCACTGAGAATGGCCAATAGCACCCCAATAATAGTGAAGAGCCTGCCTGCTGGTCCTGCAGGTAGAAGCAGCCCAGAAGGATCTCAGGTTGagtatttttcagttttgtatttagtatacagtaaacccttgtttttcgcgggggttacgttccaaaaagaacccgtgataggcaaaatccgtgaagtagaaacctttgttttttcttacaatgaattcattcattcattcattcattcatttttttgaatgaagaacacaatgcacgatgcaaatccgtgaagtagcgaaaccgtgaaaagtaaaccgcgttatagcaagggatcactgtaaccACTTTTATGTccttatatttttatatataactTTTGAAATGTATTCTATTTGAGatattgtttatattttatctaatgtaaaactgtttcatctatttgtcttttttttgcaacaactACCATGTACGCTTTTGAATTTGAtgctttgtattttgttttatttttttacctgaaaATATTTCTATTGTGTGACTGCAGCTAACAGCTACTTCGGGATACTGTTTAATTGTGAAACACAAACCTTACACTCACATGTGTAAGTGTTACACTTTCTCTTTCCTCTTGTCTTCAGGTCCTCTCTAAGAAGAAACTGCAGGACCTGGTGAGAGAAATTGACCCAAATGAGCAACTGGATGAGGATGTTGAAGaggtcagattaaaaaaatattgtaaccTCTTATAAAGACTATTAAAAGACATGCCTGTTGTATAccttatttaatattttcaatgcttACGTCCGTCCAGCATTTCAAACTGTTACGTAGAAAACATGGATTTTTGTTACATTCATAAATCAGAACATATCTTTATTTGTGTGTAAAATCTTACTTTGTTGAGTTCCTTTGAGGCCTTcatatgttttttcttctcagatGCTTCTACAAATTGCAGATGACTTCATAGAAAGTGTTGTGACAGCAGCCTGTCAGCTGGCACGCCATCGCAAATCAAACACGTTGGAGGTTAAAGACGTTCAGTTACATCTAGGTATGTTTTTTACAGGCTAAATGCccttttattttgtactttttgtttGATAAATATTTAGTGGAAACTAAGGGATTTTTGTCTtattgttgtgttgtttttatgtattttagagCGTCAATGGAACATGTGGATTCCTGGTTATGGCTCTGATGAAATTCGACCGTATAAGAAGGCTTGCACCACAGAAGCTCATAAACAGGTAAACGATAGagtaatttttctgtttgtgaagTCATATTATTGCCGTAATTGTTAATTTTAGTTCCCTTTTCTTGAGTCTAATGCTCCCcatgtgtttctttttcagaGAATGGCACTGATCCGCAAGacgactaaaaaataaaagggcaaGCCCTTAGGTTGAACCCAATTTgtatattttcaaatttttaacttttcttttatgcaattgttttcatttccacttgagtttgtcattttattttattgacagTAGAAAGCGTTTTGATGAGGTCGTCTGTCTTTGACATTAAATATCGCTCAATTGTAACGTCTCCCTGAATTTGAGTGTGTGGAGTCATTGCACAATGTTAGTACtttggtgtgtgtttttttttttcccactaaaCAGACTGGTAGAATTTCATTGTAAGTCTTGTCAATAAACACTTGCTGGAAGAATTCTTATGAATGGCGACCATTGCTGctcctcagtttttttttaaatccttttcaaCATATTGATGTACACTTGGCCAAATCTGAAACGCATCTAAAATGACTTTGGCGTAGCTATTTTGCAAGTGTAACAAAGTgtgctttgaattttttttactgtttatacAAAAAGTTTAGCAGTAAACGGCGCATTGTTGCCAAAATAAATTTACCCGTggtgttaaaaaataacaaatgaacTTAAGTGCATGGCGTCCCTAATGTTTTAACTAATAAGCTGTATTTTTAATCTCCTTGACGACTTTAATTTAGCACCGACATGAAAGCAAAACCAtaagaaatttttaaaaaatagtttgaaataaattcaggcgtcAAGGGGTGAAAGACTTAAAAATGACAAGccacaacattaaaaacacataaaatggtTAACCTTTTTCCTCAGCCTGGTACTAAGGAACATTCAGATCGGTTAGATTTAgccaaaaatacattaaaggtTGGGAAAGCatgaaatatttattgaaattttaagtaaaattatcatagaatccagtagttttcaaAACGTTTTTCCTAATACTTGACAAGAAAGGTTTCTATTTAAGTCTAAAGAGCAAGAATGAAATTATTGTTAGACCATGTCAAATACTCATGAGCCTTTActtttgtgctatcctaggcactttaacattgggaattgggtcatctagaccccaaaagactgcgctgaacttttttcttcaatgatttgtgatctctaatggattacatgaaatcctctccacctttatccacctttgtcatggtaggaagaacacgtcaatggtcattttgaccccataggatagcacaagtgttacgTTATATGTCTACAACAGTCTTCATTTTCAGCACcagcaacaaacaaaaatgtttacaagaGTGCCAGGTTAATGACACCATCAGGACATTAGTGGGATTGGCTTTACACCATTCACAAATACAAAATCTATCaagttaaaaaccaaaagtctgCCTTGCATGCAGATTTCAGAGGCTTTGGGGGAAACTTTGAGCTTCGCTAATGCAAAGCGagttttaaaagaaatcctGGACAAAGTAGAGACCTGTTGGCAAAACTTGTATTATTGCTGAAGAGATGAGGTCAAACATTTAACATTAATCATCCTTTATAGAAACAATCTGAAAAGACAACCTGCagtcataaaaatgtttgttttagatcAGTACGTCTCATGGTACCAGTTTGCTTTAATACACGAgtacaaaaacagcattttagtgATCATAGCCACAAATTTCAGCTCCTATGAGGGTACTTGTTGTCAGTCCAGTATTTACTcgcaacatttctttttctttggcgCTGTGCTGGCTTGCGAAATGCTGGCCTTTTGAAACTGCAGTGCCTGTGGGGCAGCACACTTAATGCCATCCCAGCCTTCCTGCAGCTCCACTTCCCCGCTCAGCAGACCCTGATAAACCCGCCGAGTGAGAAGCTCGAAGCACTCCCTGACATTGTGGCCAGTCTTTGCTGAGGCCTCCACATAGGGCAGCCCCAGCTGTCCGGCCAGTTTCTCAGCCTCCTCCCGGCTCACCACCCTCTCTCTGTCGCTCTTCTGACCCACCAGGACGAACAGAACCTTGTGCGGCTGGACTCGCTCGCGCACCTCATCGTGCCACTCTTTGATATGGTCAAAGGAGTCTCGATTGGTCATGTCAAACACCAGCAGGCCTCCAACAGAGTTGCGGTAATAAGAGCGTGTCACTGACCTGAGGAGAGAGGTGAGGGGGGGGCAAGAGGGATTTAGATTTCAACACATTAAATCCTTCACATAATCCAAATAGGAGTTCAGAGCTCAGACTTTGACAGAACCTTTTTTGTCCTCTCTCTCCATACAGCTGCACTGCGTGAGTTTGATTCGTTTAGATGAAGCAGATTAGCAAAGAATCTTTGTCTTTAAGACACTGATAATGACCGCGTTTAATCGAGACACAGTCAACAAACACAGTTCTGTCAGCAGATACTGGCTGCCGTCTCGAGCGGAAGGTCCTCCCGTGGATGTAAACAAGCTGCTCCATAACAATACTTcataactaaaaacaaacttaGCCGAGCTTTCAGCTGACTCCATGGAAAATGGAGCTGAGGTAAACAGTTTGCAGTCTGCCACAGTTCATTCAACCGGACAACTGAAATAATGAACGGAGTGGCAGAATTAAACATTAGGTGTCATTTAATATGCAGACTGTCAGCAAACTGCAAAGGCTGCATTTATGAACCATTGATCTTCAGAGGGTGAGTATAGAGTTGAAGCTGCAGGCAAACTgatgaagagaaaagaggaatgCAACAAACAGGAGTTTATGGAGGCACACCTAAGGTCGTAGATGGGGTTACCATGTCAAAAGGTGTTTCTGTGATCCGTTTAAATGTCTTTGTAAAGGACAACGTTTGGGAATTTCCAAGGCAGACACCTTGGTAGAGGGGCTCACCTGAACCTCTCCTGCCCAGCTGTGTCCCAAAACTGCAGTTTGACACGGACCCCCGGCTCCACCTCCAGGAAGCTGACATAGAAGTCCACACCTACAGTTTGGTTGATGGACTCCAGGAACAAGTCCTCAGTGTAGCGCTTCAGCAGAGAGGACTTCCCTACGGTGGAGTCCCCCAGCATGATGATCCTGAACTGGTACTGCCACAAAGTCAGGTCCATTGTCGCTGGGggcgcaaaaaataaaaaaaaaaacgagataAAAACAAGGAACTTTAGGATATAGAAGCACAAGGAGAAGAAAATATGAGGAAGATTGGAAAAGATCAAAGATAAGATTGTTGGAACAGGAAAACCAAAAGGAGATGGACCCTGTAAATAATCCGCTTCCCCATCCGCCGACTCCTTACCTCTGATGCTGCAGATATTGTGAAACAATTTAACAG encodes the following:
- the LOC101164588 gene encoding uncharacterized protein LOC101164588 — protein: MRSFLLAAVVALIHSSHAALMIKGPTEPVLEGDMVTLECLNTDGDLNISRVHFEFFSEYMQGWNQVWWRSVRSYCFYDRAVEVEEDGEKAYLRLFYPTRFSGVPVRCVSDAGNATEPEYVSDSITFKVHYLRGPSLTMEGYSRYMEVPQDVKVRVGADVVVKCSASSSEEPSYFWQKEGSDWVLPSPLLKVTKASALDEGKYTCLAKNPSVESLNVQRTISITVLPKDAPWYKTTNGSLWLMTSCAALVLLACVLCVSVLLCRRAKKIKTSKGPIDDHSQKKPIYRTSVESIPSTCMDKQPLV
- the taf12 gene encoding transcription initiation factor TFIID subunit 12: MANSTPIIVKSLPAGPAGRSSPEGSQVLSKKKLQDLVREIDPNEQLDEDVEEMLLQIADDFIESVVTAACQLARHRKSNTLEVKDVQLHLERQWNMWIPGYGSDEIRPYKKACTTEAHKQRMALIRKTTKK
- the rab42 gene encoding ras-related protein Rab-42 — encoded protein: MDLTLWQYQFRIIMLGDSTVGKSSLLKRYTEDLFLESINQTVGVDFYVSFLEVEPGVRVKLQFWDTAGQERFRSVTRSYYRNSVGGLLVFDMTNRDSFDHIKEWHDEVRERVQPHKVLFVLVGQKSDRERVVSREEAEKLAGQLGLPYVEASAKTGHNVRECFELLTRRVYQGLLSGEVELQEGWDGIKCAAPQALQFQKASISQASTAPKKKKCCE